Part of the Caulobacter sp. SL161 genome is shown below.
AATGCGTCGGGGAAGATCCTGCGGCGGGAGTTGCGCGCGCCGTATTGGGAGGGGCGTGAGCGGCAGGTGAACTAGAGGAAATCCTCCCCCCAGCGGGGGAGGTGGCGCGAAGCGCCGGAGGGGGAAGTTGTTTGGACCTGCCTCTTCCCCCTCCGTCGTCCCTGCGGGCCGACACCTCCCCCGCTGGGGGGAGGATCATTTCACTCCACAAACGCCTCGACGCTCTCCCGATCCCCGACCAGGAACGCATCGGCCACCAGCGCCAATGGGCGAACGTCCACCTCCGAACGCCCCTCGGCGATCAGGGTCGCGAAGCGGTCGTAGAGGCCGGGATACTCGCGATCCTCGCCGACCTCGACGGCCGCCCCGTTGATCGTCAGCTCGGCCCCGCCCAGCGACAGCTTCAGCACGCCGTCGTCGGTCCAGGCGGTGATGTCCCAGGTTTGCGGACCGGTCTGCAGGAAATCGAGATCGGCGGTGATCGGCACGCCGCTCAGGGTGGTCATGTCGACATGGCCGGCGATCGGCGCCTGGACGTTCCCGGGCACCTGCAGCGTCGCGCCGGTGACGAACACCTCTTCGGGCATGATCTCGGTCAGGATCGACAGGGCGTTGATGGCCGGATCGAAGACGCCCATGCCGCCGGCCTGCCAGATCCAGGCCTGCCCCGGATGCCAGCGGCGGACGTCCTCGCGCCATTCGATGGCCAGCTTCTGGAGTTTGCGTTCCGCCAGCCAGGCCTTGGCCTTGGGAACCCCAGCGGCGAAGCGCGAATGCCAGCTGGTGAACAGGACGACGCCCTGGTCGCGCGCCACGGCGGCCAGTTCGTTGACCTCGCCCACCGTCACGCCCGGCGGCTTCTCGAGAAACACGTGCTTGCCTGCGCGCAGGGCCGTCAGCGCCGTCTCGCGCCGCACCTGCGGCGGGGTGCACAGCGCCACCGCGTCGATCGCCGGGCCTTGGGCCAGAAGCTCATCAAGGTCGTGAAAGACCGGAAGATCGCCATGAGCCGGACGGCCGTGGCTGGCGGCCGCGACGAGGCTAAAGCGCGGATCCCCGGCGAGGGCGGGAAGATGCTGGTCATGGGCGATCTTGCCCAGGCCCACGAGGCCAATGCGGATCACGCTGCTTGTCTCCCCTTCGCCGCGATAGGGCGGTGGCCCTAATTATGCGATGAATGGCGCGAGGCAAACCGACGGTCAAAAAAGGGAGCGTCGCGGGTGGCGACGCTCCTTTAGGGGGAAGAGACGCAGGGAACGGCGGGAGGCGTGCAGCCGCCTACCGGACGCTCACTACTTCGCCGCCGGGGAAACCGGCAGGCTCCGAGCCGCCAGTGTGACCTGGGCGGTGGAGGTGATAGCCCGGGACGAAGCGCCCAGGGCGATGTCGTACTGGCCGGCCGCGATCGACCAGCCGTGCGCCTTGCTGTCCCAGACGGCCAGCAGGCGCGGATCGACCGTGACGGTCACGCGCTGGCTGGCGCCGGGGGCGAGGGAAACCTTCTGGAAGCCGGCCAGGCGCTTGGGCGCCTCCCAGCCACCGGCCTTGGGGCCGACATAGACCTGCGGCACGTCCTTGCCGGGACGCTGGCCGACGTTCTTGACGTCGAAGCTGACCGTGACCTTGTCGCCGGCGGCGCTGGCCGTGAGGTTCGAATAGGCGAACTGGGTGTAGGACAGGCCGTGCCCGAAGGCGAACAGCGGCTCGATCTTCTTCAGGTCGTACCACTTGTAGCCGACGGCGGCGCCTTCCAGCGTGTAGTCGACGTCGAACATCTCGCCGTCGGGCTTCCCCAGACCGTCCAGCTTGGGACGGGGCAGTTCGGCGACGCTCTTGGGGAAGGTCACCGGCAGGCGGCCCGAGGCGTCGACCTCACCGGTCAGCACGCGGGCGATGGCCTCGCCGCCGGCCGTGCCGGGGAACCAGGCCTCGACCACGGCCCCGACCTTGTCGAGCCACGGCATCAGGACCGGGCCGCCGGTCAGCAGCACCACGACGGTCTTCTTGTTGGCCGAGGCCACGGCGTCGATCGTCGCGTCCTGGTTCTTGGGCAGGTTCAGGGTCTCGACGTCGACGGACTCGGTGGTCCACTGGTCGGCGAAGACCAGGGCAAGATCACTGGCCGCAGCCAGCTTGGCGGCGCGGGCCGGATCGGTCCCGTCGTCATAGACGACCTTGGCGCCGGGATAGCGGGCGGCGATCGCCTTCAGCGGCGACGAGGGATAGTAGATCACCGGGCCCGGCCAGGTCTTGGGTTCCAGGCCCTGCACGGCGCGGCCGCCGACGGGATAGACCTGCGAGGAGCCGCCGCCCGACAGCACGCCCACATCGGCGTAGGCGCCGATCACGGCGATGGTCTTGGCGGTCTTGGCCAGGGGCAGCAGGCCGCCGTCGTTCTTCAGGAGGACGATGCCCTCCTCGGCGTCGGCCTGGGTGATCTTGGCGTGGGCGGCCAGGGTCTCGGCCGGCAGGGCCATCGGCGCGCCCGTCAGCGGATGATCGACCACGCCGCTGGCGAACATCGCGCGCAGGACGCGGCGGGCCATGTCGTCGATGCGGGCCTGGCTGACGGCGCCCGAGGCGAGATCGGCTTTCAGCGGGGCGGCGAAGAAGGGCTGCTTGTCGAAGGCGTCGCCCGCCGACTCCTGGTCAAGGCCGGCGTTGGCCGCCTTGGCCGACGAGTGGGCTGCGCCCCAGTCGGACATGACATAGCCCTTGTAGCCCCAGTCCTTCTTCAGGACCGTGTTGAGCAGCCAGTCGCTCTCGCAGGCATAGACCGAATTGACGCGGTTATAGGCGCACATCACCGAGTGCGGGTCGGACTGCTCGATCGCGAACTGGAACGCCAGCAGGTCGGACATCCGCGCGGCGGTGTCGTCGATGTTGGAACTGACCACGAAGCGCCCGGTCTCCTGGGCGTTCAGCGCATAGTGCTTGATGGTCGAGATGATGTTGTTGGACTGGATGCCCCGGATCTGCGCGGCGACCATGACGCCGGCCAGCAGGGGGTCTTCGCCGCCATATTCGAAGTTGCGGCCGTTGCGCGGCTCGCGGACCAGGTTCACGCCGCCGGCGAGTTGCACGTTGAAGCCGGAGTCGCGGGCTTCCTTGCCGATCATCGCGCCGCCCTTGAAGGCCAGCTCGGGGTTCCAGGTCGCGGTGGTGGCCATGCCCGAGGGCAGGGCGGTGCGCTCAC
Proteins encoded:
- a CDS encoding Gfo/Idh/MocA family protein, yielding MIRIGLVGLGKIAHDQHLPALAGDPRFSLVAAASHGRPAHGDLPVFHDLDELLAQGPAIDAVALCTPPQVRRETALTALRAGKHVFLEKPPGVTVGEVNELAAVARDQGVVLFTSWHSRFAAGVPKAKAWLAERKLQKLAIEWREDVRRWHPGQAWIWQAGGMGVFDPAINALSILTEIMPEEVFVTGATLQVPGNVQAPIAGHVDMTTLSGVPITADLDFLQTGPQTWDITAWTDDGVLKLSLGGAELTINGAAVEVGEDREYPGLYDRFATLIAEGRSEVDVRPLALVADAFLVGDRESVEAFVE
- a CDS encoding beta-glucosidase family protein, whose amino-acid sequence is MISTTLRSLSLALLISASASALSVVPALAEAALANAGKPAAAPAHPWMDKSLDADKRADLVLKAMTNDEKFTLIFGYFGADMKPKYTRIPESLPGSAGYVAGVPRLGIPAQFQTDAGVGVATQGSAKEFRERTALPSGMATTATWNPELAFKGGAMIGKEARDSGFNVQLAGGVNLVREPRNGRNFEYGGEDPLLAGVMVAAQIRGIQSNNIISTIKHYALNAQETGRFVVSSNIDDTAARMSDLLAFQFAIEQSDPHSVMCAYNRVNSVYACESDWLLNTVLKKDWGYKGYVMSDWGAAHSSAKAANAGLDQESAGDAFDKQPFFAAPLKADLASGAVSQARIDDMARRVLRAMFASGVVDHPLTGAPMALPAETLAAHAKITQADAEEGIVLLKNDGGLLPLAKTAKTIAVIGAYADVGVLSGGGSSQVYPVGGRAVQGLEPKTWPGPVIYYPSSPLKAIAARYPGAKVVYDDGTDPARAAKLAAASDLALVFADQWTTESVDVETLNLPKNQDATIDAVASANKKTVVVLLTGGPVLMPWLDKVGAVVEAWFPGTAGGEAIARVLTGEVDASGRLPVTFPKSVAELPRPKLDGLGKPDGEMFDVDYTLEGAAVGYKWYDLKKIEPLFAFGHGLSYTQFAYSNLTASAAGDKVTVSFDVKNVGQRPGKDVPQVYVGPKAGGWEAPKRLAGFQKVSLAPGASQRVTVTVDPRLLAVWDSKAHGWSIAAGQYDIALGASSRAITSTAQVTLAARSLPVSPAAK